The Caldibacillus debilis DSM 16016 genomic sequence TTGATGATATGCCGGCCATTTTCGTACATGTATGGTCTTTCAATAATATTGGCCCTTCCGATGAAAGATGCAACAAACACATTTGCCGGCCGATGGTAAATGTTTTGAGGTGTGCCTACATGTTGAAGTTCACCGGCCCTCATAACCCCAATCCGATCGGAAATTGCCATTGCTTCTTCCTGGTCATGGGTCACATAAATCGTTGTGATTCCAAATTTTTTTTGGATTTCCCGAATCGCATTCCTCATTTCGATTCTGAGTTTCGCATCCAGGTTGGATAAAGGCTCATCCATTAAGAGTACATCCGGTTCCATCACGATGGCTCTGGCCAAAGCAACCCTTTGCTGTTGGCCGCCGGAGAGATTTTCTGGAAGACGTTTGCGAAAGTTGGCAATCTGTACCGTTACTAACATTCGTTCCACTTTTCCGGGAATCTCCGATTTCGGCACTTTCCGATTTTCCAGTCCAAATGCAACATTTTTTTCAACTGTCATATGGGGGAAAAGCGCATAATTTTGGAAAACCATACCGATATTTCTCTTTTGTGGAGGACGATGATTGATTACTTGATCGTTGAATAATATTTCGCCCCCTTCAATACTATTGAAACCTGCTACCATCCTTAGCAATGTTGTTTTTCCGCAACCAGAAGGGCCAAGCAGAGTGAATAATTCACCCTGCTTGACACGCAGGGACAAGGATGGAATTACAGTGTTGTTTCCATATCTTTTGACTACATTTCTAAATGTAATTGAAACACTCATGTTATCCACACCTTTGCCAGGATTCAATTATTGAGCGACATCAGTATAGATTTCTTGATATTTTTCGAGAATTTTATCACGGTTATTTTTGACGTATTCTTCATCTTCATAAATGACATGAATTTGATCTAATGGTTTCATATGGTCGCCGAGGGTTACATCTTTGCGCAGGGGCCGATTGGTTAATTGTTGTCCCAGAGCATCCTGGGCTTCTTTTGATGTGACAAAGTCTACGAATTTCTTGGCATTTTCTAAATGCTTCGCACCCTTGACTATTTCTACCCCGGCATCCAAAAAGACGGTGCCTTCTTCCATATAAACAACTTTCAGATTTTTGGCTCCATCCAGCAAATAACTGGCAGCCGGGTCTTCGTAGGTAAGGCCAACCACATATTCACCATCAGCTACACTCTTATGCACTGCTTGAGAGCCGCTGGCCACTTTTCCTTCCATATTCGTAATCAATTGTTTTACATAATCCCATGCCTCATCGGATTCGTAGCCACCCATTGCCAACAACATATTGGTCAAATGGGCAAAAGCGGAACTGGAGCTTAACGGATCAGCACCAATAATTTTTCCTTTAAGCTTGGGATTTAACAAATCTTTGTATCCATTGATTTCAATATCACCGGCTAAATCGGTATTCACTAACAAGACGCTTCCGTCAGCAACATAGGGGGTCA encodes the following:
- a CDS encoding ABC transporter substrate-binding protein → MKKFVSMLLVFVVLLTLAACGKSDDGSDKGEEENKLVVYSPNSENMVNLLIPMFEQETGIKVELISAGTGELIKRLQSEKDNPYADILFGGSKAQVLNYPDLFEKYVSKNDEYMLEGHKNVDGFLTPYVADGSVLLVNTDLAGDIEINGYKDLLNPKLKGKIIGADPLSSSSAFAHLTNMLLAMGGYESDEAWDYVKQLITNMEGKVASGSQAVHKSVADGEYVVGLTYEDPAASYLLDGAKNLKVVYMEEGTVFLDAGVEIVKGAKHLENAKKFVDFVTSKEAQDALGQQLTNRPLRKDVTLGDHMKPLDQIHVIYEDEEYVKNNRDKILEKYQEIYTDVAQ
- a CDS encoding ABC transporter ATP-binding protein, giving the protein MSVSITFRNVVKRYGNNTVIPSLSLRVKQGELFTLLGPSGCGKTTLLRMVAGFNSIEGGEILFNDQVINHRPPQKRNIGMVFQNYALFPHMTVEKNVAFGLENRKVPKSEIPGKVERMLVTVQIANFRKRLPENLSGGQQQRVALARAIVMEPDVLLMDEPLSNLDAKLRIEMRNAIREIQKKFGITTIYVTHDQEEAMAISDRIGVMRAGELQHVGTPQNIYHRPANVFVASFIGRANIIERPYMYENGRHIIKLSEGYRISLDNIIPGYQLNTVKVSIRPEEFIFSKDEEGINGIVESSMFLGLNTHYFVKLEGGETVEIIQESTIEKILEPGTQVKLKVKEEKINVFDRDTGKSIIKGVVNDAESNFYQEV